The following proteins are encoded in a genomic region of Triticum dicoccoides isolate Atlit2015 ecotype Zavitan chromosome 1B, WEW_v2.0, whole genome shotgun sequence:
- the LOC119323861 gene encoding 1,4-dihydroxy-2-naphthoyl-CoA thioesterase 1-like, whose protein sequence is MAGSGESARTTAASPPGPPPGFGEGAPPDNALHALGFEFTRITGSEVLGRLAVTETCCQPFKILNGGVSALMAESTASIGGYMASGYRRVAGVQLSINHLKPARLGDRIEAKANPIQVGRNVQVWEVQIWLLDPNTSEHKDLVSSARVTLLTNLSTPEEMKSYEKGIKKYAKL, encoded by the exons ATGGCAGGCTCCGGCGAAAGCGCGAGAACTACGGCGGCGTCGCCTCCCGGGCCGCCCCCCGGGTTCGGCGAGGGTGCCCCGCCGGACAACGCTCTGCACGCCCTGGGCTTCGAGTTCACCCGCATCACCGGGAGCGAGGTCCTCGGCCGCCTCGCCGTCACCGAGACCTGCTGCCAG CCCTTCAAGATTCTCAACGGCGGCGTCTCGGCGCTGATGGCGGAGTCGACGGCGAGCATCGGCGGGTACATGGCGTCCGGGTACCGGAGAGTGGCCGGCGTGCAGCTCTCCATCAACCACCTCAAGCCCGCCCGCCTCGGCGACCGCATCGAGGCCAAGGCGAACCCCATCCAGGTCGGCCGCAACGTCCAG GTTTGGGAGGTCCAGATATGGCTGTTGGATCCTAACACATCGGAGCACAAAGATTTGGTATCATCAGCAAGGGTTACCCTACTAACCAACTTGTCAACACCAGAGGAAATGAAGAGCTATGAGAAGGGCATCAAGAAATATGCAAAGCTTTAG
- the LOC119323847 gene encoding aspartic proteinase-like: MGQRLLLLVTTCLWALSCAVPHDASSPDGLLRINLNKKSLTYESLAAAKAARQQGALRLKSSDSDSDIVPLVDYLNTQYYGVIGLGTPPQNFTVIFDTGSSNLWVPSSKCYFSIACYLHPKYKSSKSSTYKADGEICKITYGSGAISGFFSNDNVLVGDLVVKNQKFIETTRETSVSFIVGKFDGILGLGYPDISVGKAPPVWLSMQEQKLLADDVFSFWLNRDSDSLSGGELVFGGMDPDHYKGNHTYVPVSRKGYWQFNMGDLLIDGHSTGFCTKGCAAIVDSGTSLLAGPTAIVAQVNHAIGAEGIISTECKEVVSQYGEMILELLIAQTQPQKVCSQIGLCLFDGTHSVSNGIESVVGKENVGSDVMCTACEMAVVWIENQLRENKTKELILQYANQLCERLPSPNGESTVSCHEMSKMPNLAFTIANKTFVLTPEQYVVKLEQSGQTVCISGFMAFDIPPPRGPCRILGDVFMGAYHTVFDFGKDRIGFAESA, encoded by the exons ATGGGGCAGAGGCTCCTATTACTGGTGACCACTTGTCTGTGGGCTCTTTCATGCGCCGTGCCGCACGATGCTTCCTCGCCTGATGGACTGCTAAGGATCAACCTGAACAAGAAGAGCTTGACCTATGAATCTCTGGCTGCAGCAAAGGCCGCGAGGCAGCAGGGCGCCCTCCGGCTGAAGAGCAGCGATTCAGACAGCGACATCGTGCCTCTTGTCGACTATCTCAACACCCAGTACTATGGGGTCATCGGCCTCGGCACGCCGCCGCAGAATTTCACGGTGATATTCGACACCGGGAGCTCCAACCTGTGGGTTCCCTCGTCGAAATGCTATTTCTCG ATAGCATGCTACCTCCACCCCAAATACAAGTCGAGCAAGTCAAGCACTTACAAAGCAGATG GTGAGATTTGCAAAATCACATATGGTTCTGGTGCAATCTCTGGATTTTTCAGCAATGATAATGTGTTGGTTGGGGACCTTGTTGTGAAAAATCAG AAATTCATTGAGACAACACGTGAAACAAGTGTTAGTTTTATCGTCGGGAAATTTGAtggcatccttggccttggctaccCTGACATCTCCGTTGGGAAAGCCCCTCCAGTATG GCTGAGCATGCAAGAGCAGAAGTTGCTCGCTGACGACGTATTCTCATTTTGGCTTAACCGGGATTCTGATTCACTTTCTGGTGGTGAGCTTGTCTTCGGTGGCATGGACCCGGATCACTATAAGGGAAACCACACGTATGTCCCTGTGAGCCGCAAAGGTTACTGGCAGTTTAACATGGGTGATCTCTTGATTGATGGCCACTCTACTGGCTTCTGTACCAAAGGCTGTGCTGCTATTGTGGATTCTGGGACTTCCCTGCTGGCTGGCCCAACA GCTATAGTTGCTCAGGTGAACCATGCAATTGGAGCTGAGGGAATTATCAGCACGGAAtgtaaagaggtggtgagccagtaCGGAGAGATGATCCTTGAACTGTTAATAGCACAG ACACAGCCACAGAAAGTATGCAGTCAGATTGGTCTGTGTTTGTTTGATGGTACTCACTCTGTCAG CAACGGGATTGAATCCGTTGTCGGTAAAGAAAATGTTGGCTCGGATGTTATGTGCACAGCCTGTGAAATGGCTGTTGTGTGGATAGAGAACCAACTccgtgaaaacaaaacaaaggagctAATATTGCAATACGCTAACCAG CTGTGCGAGCGTCTACCAAGCCCCAATGGAGAGTCAACAGTCAGCTGCCATGAGATGTCAAAGATGCCGAATCTTGCTTTCACCATCGCAAACAAGACTTTCGTGCTAACACCAGAGCAG TACGTTGTGAAACTTGAGCAATCAGGGCAAACCGTCTGCATCAGTGGGTTCATGGCATTCGACATACCGCCCCCACGTGGT CCTTGCAGGATTCTCGGGGATGTCTTCATGGGCGCTTACCACACCGTGTTCGACTTCGGCAAGGACAGAATCGGGTTCGCAGAATCGGCTTGA